In Aegilops tauschii subsp. strangulata cultivar AL8/78 chromosome 3, Aet v6.0, whole genome shotgun sequence, one genomic interval encodes:
- the LOC109734606 gene encoding sialyltransferase-like protein 1: MKRPLRGPFAALLLVVLCGAASFPSALRRALAPPAPALAPPPPPLDPARLNATLLRLAALDGSEPSLRRDVDDLLEGRLPASGRARARAWRRDRLHPLHLRHHQFPVHRRGHADRDHADSLLHPLPREELLLDPALRRALRSWHRLRRYDPAVLRDLPAVLALPARIPSCAVVGNSGILLRHAHGALIDSHHAVFRLNNARIVGYTAHVGAKTNLSFINSNILHLCARRPGCFCHPYGSGVPVLLYICQAAHFLDVAACNASSLATHDAPISVTDPRLDVLCARIVKYYSLRRFVAETGRAVEDWNGAHDAALFHYSSGMQAIMVAVGVCDRVSVFGFGKVADAKHHYHSNQKNELDLHDYEAEYAFYRDLAERPQVVPFLKDTGLAVPPVVFYH, encoded by the coding sequence ATGAAGCGGCCGCTGCGGGGGCCCTTCGCGGCGCTCCTCCTCGTCGTGCTCTGCGGCGCGGCCTCCTTCCCCTCCGCGCTCCGCCGGGCGCTGGCCCCGCCGGCCCCCGcgctcgccccgccgccgccgccgctcgatcCCGCGCGCCTCAACGCCACGCTCCTCCGCCTCGCCGCCCTCGACGGCTCCGAGCCGTCCCTGCGCCGCGACGTCGACGACCTCCTCGAGGGCCGCCTCCCGGCCTCGGggcgcgcccgcgcccgcgcctgGCGCCGCGACAGGCTCCACCCGCTCCACCTCCGCCACCACCAGTTCCCCGTCCACCGCCGCGGCCACGCGGACCGCGACCACGCCGACTCCCTGCTCCACCCGCTCCCGCGCGAGGAGCTCCTCCTCGACCCCGCCCTCCGCCGCGCGCTCCGCTCCTGGCACCGCCTCCGCCGCTACGACCCCGCCGTGCTCCGCGACCTCCCCGCCGTGCTCGCCCTCCCCGCCCGCATCCCCTCCTGCGCCGTCGTCGGCAACAGCGGCATCCTCCTCCGCCACGCCCACGGCGCCCTCATCGACTCCCACCACGCCGTCTTCCGCCTCAACAACGCCCGCATCGTCGGCTACACCGCGCACGTCGGCGCCAAGACCAACCTCTCCTTCATCAACAGCAACATACTACACCTCTGCGCGCGCCGCCCCGGCTGCTTCTGCCACCCCTACGGCAGcggcgtccccgtcctcctctACATCTGCCAGGCCGCGCACTTCCTCGACGTCGCCGCCTGCAACGCATCCTCCCTCGCCACCCACGACGCACCCATCTCCGTCACCGACCCTCGCCTCGACGTCCTCTGCGCGCGCATCGTCAAGTACTACTCGCTCCGCCGCTTCGTCGCCGAGACGGGCCGCGCCGTCGAGGACTGGAACGGCGCGCACGACGCGGCGCTGTTCCACTACTCGTCCGGGATGCAGGCCATCATGGTCGCGGTGGGGGTGTGCGACAGGGTGAGCGTGTTCGGCTTCGGGAAGGTGGCAGACGCCAAGCACCACTACCACAGCAACCAGAAGAACGAGCTCGACCTCCACGACTACGAGGCGGAGTACGCCTTCTACCGCGACCTCGCCGAGCGCCCGCAGGTAGTCCCCTTCCTCAAGGACACTGGCTTGGCTGTCCCGCCCGTCGTGTTCTACCATTAG
- the LOC109734607 gene encoding probable amidase At4g34880, with amino-acid sequence MASLQLQAVAAVLALVAGAGAAHSFEFHEATVEAIQLGFSNGTLTSTALVRFYLDQIGRLNPLLHAVIEVNPDALRQAKHADAERRRGTATGSLRGVPVLLKDNIATRDALNTTAGSLALLGSVVKRDAGVAARLRRAGAVVLGKASLSEWANFRPVEAGWSARGGQARNPYVLSSTPCGSSAGSGVAVAANMAAVTLGTETDGSILCPSSFNSVVGIKPTLGLTSRAGVVPITPLQDTVGPMCRTVSDAVHVLDAIVGYDAQDAAATGAASKYIPHGGYTQFLKKNGLKGKRIGVPNGFFQGYDQTQLNTYKQHLATMRKLGAVVIEKLDVAANLTALFVEIYSKEGIAMQAEFKLSINAYLADLVYSPVHSLADIIAFNNKHPVEERLKDFGQPDLIAAQSTNGIGPVERGAIRRLKELNANGLEKLMMERQLDAVVAPNSDISSLLAINGHPGIVVPAGYDEKGFPFGICFGGLQGYEPRLIEMAYSFEQATKVRRPPMFKP; translated from the exons ATGGCGTCGCTGCAGCTGCAAGCTGTCGCTGCCGTCCTGGCTCTCGTGGCCGGCGCCGGTGCCGCGCACAGCTTCGAGTTCCACGAGGCCACCGTCGAAGCCATCCAGCTAGGGTTCAGCAACGGGACTCTGACCTCCACGGCGCTCGTCCGGTTCTACCTGGATCAGATCGGCCGCCTCAACCCGCTGCTGCACGCCGTCATCGAGGTGAACCCGGACGCGCTCCGGCAGGCCAAGCATGCCGACGCCGAGCGCCGCCGCGGCACGGCCACCGGCTCGCTGCGCGGCGTCCCCGTCCTGCTCAAGGACAACATCGCGACCCGTGACGCGCTCAACACCACGGCGGGGTCGCTGGCTCTCCTCGGCTCTGTGGTGAAGCGTGACGCCGGCGTGGCGGCTCGGCTCCGGCGTGCGGGCGCCGTGGTGCTCGGCAAGGCCAGCCTGTCCGAGTGGGCCAATTTCCGCCCAGTCGAAGCCGGGTGGAGCGCCCGCGGCGGCCAGGCGCGGAACCCGTACGTGCTGTCGTCTACCCCGTGCGGGTCGAGCGCCGGGTCCGGCGTGGCCGTGGCGGCGAACATGGCGGCCGTGACGCTCGGCACCGAGACCGACGGCTCCATACTTTGCCCGTCGTCGTTCAACTCGGTTGTCGGCATCAAGCCGACGTTGGGGTTGACCAGCCGGGCCGGCGTCGTCCCCATCACCCCGTTGCAGGACACCGTCGG ACCGATGTGCCGGACGGTGTCGGACGCGGTGCACGTGCTGGATGCCATCGTCGGCTACGACGCGCAAGACGCCGCGGCCACCGGAGCGGCATCCAAGTACATCCCGCACGGCGGGTACACGCAGTTCCTAAAGAAAAACGGGCTAAAAGGCAAGAGGATCGGCGTCCCCAATGGCTTCTTCCAAGGATATGACCAGACGCAGTTGAATACGTACAAGCAGCACCTCGCCACAATGAG GAAACTTGGAGCAGTGGTGATCGAGAAGCTGGACGTCGCTGCCAATTTGACCGCTCTATTCGTTGAGATTTATTCCAAGGAGGGGATTGCGATGCAGGCAGAGTTCAAACTGAGCATAAACGCGTATTTGGCAGACTTGGTCTACTCCCCGGTCCATTCGCTAGCAGACATCATAGCTTTCAACAACAAGCATCCTGTGGAG GAGAGGCTAAAAGATTTCGGGCAGCCTGATCTTATCGCTGCCCAAAGCACAAACGGCATTGGGCCTGTAGAGAGAGGCGCGATCCGCCGCCTGAAGGAGCTGAACGCGAATGGGCTAGAGAAGCTAATGATGGAGCGCCAATTGGACGCGGTCGTGGCGCCTAACAGCGATATTTCTAGCCTTCTCGCCATCAACGGCCACCCTGGCATCGTTGTGCCGGCGGGGTACGACGAGAAGGGGTTCCCCTTCGGGATATGCTTCGGGGGGCTGCAGGGGTATGAGCCGAGGTTGATCGAGATGGCCTATTCTTTCGAGCAGGCTACCAAAGTGAGGAGGCCACCCATGTTCAAGCCCTAG